Part of the Vicinamibacterales bacterium genome is shown below.
AGAATTCTTTTCTGTTGTGCACCTGCGCCAGAGCCCTGACTCCGCCGAAGCATCCGTTCGAGCGTGGGGCTGATGTCATCATCAGCGCCAACAAGACAAACCGGTGAAGCTATTAGCCGGGTGGACAGCCGTACTTCCTTAACCGCATCGTCCAGGGTTGTCTGCAGAAATTCTAGAAGGCTAGCGAACCGCTTTCGCTGTTCACTCAGGTTTGCTTCAGCCTGCTTCCGATCGTCCTCGCTGCCCAATTCCACCGTGCCCTTCCCGATCGATTTAACCGGTTTCCCGCTAAAGTCTTGAACACGTTCGGCGACCAACTCATCTACTGGGTCTACAAAATAAAGCACCTCGTAGGCCTTAGCCTGGAACGCTTCAAGATGCGGCGAGTGTTCAACAACTGCTCGCGATTCGCCGGTCAAGTAATAGATTTCTGTTTGCTCCGGTTTCATTCGGGTGACATATTCATCAAGTGCAGTTAGAGCAACCGGGTCGTTCGATGACTGGAACAGTAGCAGTGGCAGCAAACGATCCTTAACGTCTCCATCTCCAGCCACGCCTTCTTTCAAAACTGCACCGAACTCTCCCCACAAAGTCATAAATTTGTCGCGATCAGAATCGAGCATCTGTTGTAGATGTTCCAAAACCTTTCGGCTAAGCCAATTTTGCATCTGGCTGATGTGTCGATCTTGCTGAATCATTTCACGTGATACGTTGAGTGGTAGATCGGCGGAATCGACTATGCCCTTGACGAAGCGGAGATAGGGAGGCAGTAAGTTCTGGCAGCGGTCCATGATCAGCACTCTGCGCACGTAGAGCTGGAGACCGAACTGTTGGTCCCGGAAATACAAATCGAACGGTGCATGCCTCGGGAAAAAAAGTAACGCCTGATATTCAAGACGTCCCTCGGCCCGGAGTGACAGGCGATCTAGCGGTTCACCCCAATCGCGCGCGACATGGCGATAGAACTCCGTGAACTCTTCGTCCTTCACCTCGCTTGCCGGCCTTGTCCAGATCGGCTGCATTGAATTAATGGTGCGCTCCTCGGGTGCGGCGCTGGCATCCGCGCCGGGCTCAGGGACCGTTGCCTTAATGGGATAACTAACAAAGTCGGAGTACCGCTTCACTAGGCCCTGAAGGACTAAGGGGTCCGTAAAATCGCTGATGCCGTGCTCGGCATCCACTGGCTTCAGGTGGAGGGTGACCGTTGTGCCGCGCGAGAAGCGGTTATCGTCAGCGAGTTCATATGTGCCATCGCCACTTGACGACCACCGCGTCGCTGCTTCCTCACCGGCCCGGCGTGTGATTAGCGTGATACGGTCAGCCACCATAAAGACTGAATAAAAGCCAACACCGAATTGGCCGATGAGTTGTGCTGCATCACCCGATTGAGCCGATTGAAGCCGTTCGACGAGCTCACGAGTTCCGGACTTCGCGATTGTCCCGATGTTCTCAGCGACCTCGGCTCGGGTCATCCCAATCCCGTTGTCTTCGATACTGAGGGTCCGGGCGTTCGAATCGGTTGCTAAGCGGATTTCGAGGGTCTCGTTAGCGGCCAGGAGGTCATGATTTGTCAGGGCCTCGAGCCGGACCCGGTCCAGGGCGTCCGAAGCGTTTGATATCAACTCCCTCAAAAAGATTTCCTTTTGGGAGTAAAGCGAGTGGATCACAATATCGAGCAACTGCTTGGTTTCAGCTTGGAATTGGAAAGTTTCCACCGACCCAGTCATGAGTTCCGTCCTCCGGACAGGCCGCCATCGGCCTGAAGATTCCTAGATTGTACTCACTTGTTGTGGGCGAAGAAAAGGCGCGACCTACCCTGTCACACCCTCTGGCTATAGTCAGGTTAACTAAGAGGGGGAAAGTGATGAGGATTAAGAACCAACTTGGAGCTGCTGTTTTTCAAAGTGTTGCCGGTGAGTGCACGGTCGATTTGGGGACGCGACAGCCAGTCAGTCCGGCAACACACCAGCTGGAGATGCCGTATTCGGCCGGCTTGAACCTTAAGCCCCACGAGCCCCTTGGGGTCGCGGCTACGCCCCTTGGGTGTAGGCCGGTTTGTGTAATCTGCCAGGACTTCGCGGTGATGGTCCAAAACCAGAGTGGGAACGGAGCGGACTTGTATCGCAGTCTCTGCTTCCGCTGCTATCACACTCAAATGCAGCGAAAACGGATAGCACAGCGTAGGCAAAAACGGGTCGTTTTGGATGGACTTTCAGACGACCTACTCGACAATCTACATCAGCGGCCGCGCAAGCCGCTCACGCCGAAGTATCGCGCGCTGGAGCAAAGACGTCGGCAAGCGCAAATGGTGGCGCGACGTGAGCGCAACGAGACAGCAATCAATTCGAGTCGAATAAGACGGGTCGCTCGCGCGGCAGCTCTGGCCGGCCGGGCGGGGTAAGACAAGCTGGGTCACTGTCTAAACGAATAATTCCCTCGCGCTTCTACCTAACCGCCTGTGTAACTGGATTTACTGCACGTGGCGAGGACTGGCTAAAACCGGACCTGCCGAGTGATCTTAACCGCGAAGCCTCGATTGACAAGGCCGGGAAACCCACCCACTAGCGTGTCACGGGTTTCGGTGTAGACAACGAAGAGATCGCTTCCAGGCTGATACTCCCATCGGTAGCGCACGTTCGTGCCCACGGAATCTCCATTCGAGCTGTACTGCGTTAGTGCTTCAACGAACATTCGGGGCGTCATCGTAACAACCGCACGTAGTCGTCCAATCTTTGTCTCGAATTGACCTTGCGGCAGGTCGATGAAATTCACAGCCAAGCTCGGCTCGATTCCAAACTTCGTTCCCAACTTCATGCGTCCATTGAAGCTGACTTCCGAGCGTTTACCACCATAGAACGTGCCGGCCTGAAACCCTACGCTACCGGAGATTAGTCGTTGCTGACCGATTGTGTACCGCGACTGCACCGTCTCAAAGTCATAGCCGCCCACGGGGATCACGACCCCGCTCGCGATCGTAAACGGCTCAGTCAGGAACTCATACTGACGTGAGTAATGGTTACGCCACCGTTCGCCGTTTTCAAACTGAAGATCGAATCTGGCGATCGCCTCACGGGTCTCGAGCGCGCCGGTTGAGGCGGAAGTGGTGTATTCAAGGCTCGCCTGGAGAGTGTATTTCCGCACCACATTGCTTGAGATGTGTCTCGGGCTGAAGCGAATCTCACCGAAGCTACGCCGGAAATCCTCTCGGCGCATGAATCCAACCTCAGGATTAAAATCTTTCCCTACCTTGAGA
Proteins encoded:
- the htpG gene encoding molecular chaperone HtpG, which encodes MTGSVETFQFQAETKQLLDIVIHSLYSQKEIFLRELISNASDALDRVRLEALTNHDLLAANETLEIRLATDSNARTLSIEDNGIGMTRAEVAENIGTIAKSGTRELVERLQSAQSGDAAQLIGQFGVGFYSVFMVADRITLITRRAGEEAATRWSSSGDGTYELADDNRFSRGTTVTLHLKPVDAEHGISDFTDPLVLQGLVKRYSDFVSYPIKATVPEPGADASAAPEERTINSMQPIWTRPASEVKDEEFTEFYRHVARDWGEPLDRLSLRAEGRLEYQALLFFPRHAPFDLYFRDQQFGLQLYVRRVLIMDRCQNLLPPYLRFVKGIVDSADLPLNVSREMIQQDRHISQMQNWLSRKVLEHLQQMLDSDRDKFMTLWGEFGAVLKEGVAGDGDVKDRLLPLLLFQSSNDPVALTALDEYVTRMKPEQTEIYYLTGESRAVVEHSPHLEAFQAKAYEVLYFVDPVDELVAERVQDFSGKPVKSIGKGTVELGSEDDRKQAEANLSEQRKRFASLLEFLQTTLDDAVKEVRLSTRLIASPVCLVGADDDISPTLERMLRRSQGSGAGAQQKRILELNPKHAITSKLQERFEADQSDPLLVDYAHLLLGYALLAEGSDLPDPSRFNKSIGDLMVNGL